Proteins from a single region of Shinella zoogloeoides:
- a CDS encoding amino acid ABC transporter permease: MTDNITYLRDRFLEAEKPPASEKSAVAWIRNNLFASWKDGILTVVAITAILYYLPKALNWLFFSAVWSGTDRTACLTVDQGGQLPSGWNGACWAYVNDRFVQFMFGSYPRDELWRPLLVVALFVALLVPFLMPKLPRKGLNALLLLVAFPIVSYILLLGGWFGLRHVETSLWGGLMVTLVLSFVGIVVSLPAGILLALGRRSSMPVMKTVCVVFIELIRGVPLITVLFMASVLLPLFLEPGNNIDKFLRALIGVSIFASAYMAEVIRGGLQAIPKGQYEAADALGLNYFHKMTFIVLPQAIKLVIPGIVNTFIGMFKDTSLVTIISMYDLLGIVKASFGDSGWITPVTPLTGLIFAGFTFWIFCFGMSRYSAFVERRLDTNHKR; encoded by the coding sequence ATGACCGACAACATCACCTATCTGCGCGACCGCTTCCTGGAGGCCGAAAAACCGCCGGCTTCCGAAAAATCGGCCGTCGCCTGGATTCGCAACAACCTCTTCGCCTCCTGGAAAGACGGTATCCTGACGGTCGTCGCCATCACGGCGATCCTCTATTACCTGCCGAAGGCGCTGAACTGGCTGTTCTTCTCCGCCGTCTGGAGCGGTACGGACCGCACCGCCTGCCTCACCGTCGACCAGGGCGGCCAGTTGCCCTCCGGCTGGAACGGCGCGTGCTGGGCCTATGTGAACGACCGCTTCGTGCAGTTCATGTTCGGCTCCTATCCGCGCGACGAACTTTGGCGTCCGCTGCTGGTCGTCGCCCTGTTCGTGGCGCTGCTCGTTCCCTTCCTGATGCCGAAGCTGCCGCGCAAGGGGCTGAACGCCCTCCTGCTCTTGGTGGCTTTCCCCATCGTCTCCTACATCCTGCTGCTCGGCGGCTGGTTCGGTCTCAGGCATGTGGAAACGTCGCTCTGGGGCGGCCTGATGGTGACGCTCGTGCTCTCCTTCGTCGGCATCGTGGTCTCGCTTCCGGCGGGTATCCTGCTGGCGCTCGGGCGACGGTCGAGCATGCCGGTGATGAAAACGGTCTGCGTCGTCTTCATCGAGTTGATCCGCGGCGTGCCGCTGATCACCGTGCTCTTCATGGCGAGCGTGCTGCTGCCGCTGTTCCTGGAGCCGGGCAACAATATCGACAAGTTCCTGCGCGCGCTCATCGGCGTGTCGATCTTCGCATCCGCCTATATGGCGGAGGTTATTCGCGGCGGTCTTCAAGCCATTCCGAAAGGACAATATGAAGCGGCCGATGCTCTTGGTCTAAACTACTTCCACAAAATGACCTTCATCGTGCTTCCGCAGGCCATCAAGCTCGTGATCCCCGGTATCGTGAACACCTTCATCGGCATGTTCAAGGATACGTCCCTCGTCACGATCATCTCGATGTACGACCTGCTCGGCATCGTGAAGGCGAGTTTTGGGGACTCGGGCTGGATCACGCCGGTCACGCCCCTGACGGGCCTGATCTTCGCCGGCTTCACGTTCTGGATTTTCTGCTTCGGCATGTCGCGCTACTCGGCTTTCGTGGAACGCCGGCTCGACACGAACCACAAAAGATAA
- a CDS encoding amino acid ABC transporter ATP-binding protein, which translates to MANQAQAQQMTVSATDVAVEIVNMNKWYGDFHVLRDVNLKVMKGERIVIAGPSGSGKSTMIRCINRLEEHQKGQIVVDGIELTNDLKKIDEVRREVGMVFQHFNLFPHLTILENCTLAPIWVRKMPKKDAEEVAMHYLKRVKIPEQANKYPGQLSGGQQQRVAIARSLCMKPKIMLFDEPTSALDPEMVKEVLDTMVSLAEEGMTMLCVTHEMGFARQVANRVIFMDQGQIVEQNSPAEFFDNPQHERTKLFLSQILH; encoded by the coding sequence ATGGCCAACCAAGCCCAGGCGCAACAGATGACGGTTTCCGCTACGGATGTCGCCGTCGAGATCGTCAACATGAACAAGTGGTACGGCGATTTTCACGTGCTGCGCGACGTCAATCTCAAGGTCATGAAGGGCGAGCGCATCGTCATCGCCGGCCCGTCCGGCTCGGGCAAGTCCACCATGATCCGCTGCATCAACCGTCTGGAAGAGCACCAGAAGGGCCAGATCGTCGTCGACGGCATCGAGCTGACCAACGACCTGAAGAAGATCGACGAAGTGCGCCGCGAAGTCGGCATGGTGTTCCAGCACTTCAACCTCTTCCCGCACCTGACGATCCTCGAAAACTGCACGCTGGCCCCGATCTGGGTACGCAAGATGCCGAAGAAGGATGCCGAGGAAGTGGCGATGCACTACCTCAAGCGCGTCAAGATCCCGGAACAGGCCAACAAGTATCCGGGCCAGCTCTCCGGCGGCCAGCAACAGCGCGTTGCAATCGCCCGCTCGCTCTGCATGAAGCCGAAGATCATGCTCTTCGACGAGCCGACCTCGGCGCTCGACCCGGAAATGGTCAAGGAAGTGCTCGACACCATGGTGTCGCTGGCCGAAGAAGGCATGACCATGCTGTGCGTGACGCACGAAATGGGCTTTGCCCGTCAGGTCGCCAACCGCGTCATCTTCATGGACCAGGGCCAGATCGTCGAGCAGAATTCGCCGGCCGAGTTCTTCGACAATCCGCAGCACGAGCGCACCAAGCTGTTCCTCAGCCAGATCCTGCACTAG
- a CDS encoding amino acid ABC transporter substrate-binding protein, whose translation MAKKIVTALVGAAVLGLGATAAQADTLSDVKAKGFVQCGVNGSNLAGFGAQDSAGNWAGLDIDLCKAVAAAVFGDATKVKYTPLSAKDRFPALQSGEIDILARNTTWSISRDSQLGFDFRAVNYYDGQGFMVKKELGVKSALELSGASVCVQSGTTTELNLADFFRSNNMDFKPVVFEAQDEADAAYNAGRCDAYTTDASGLYSIRLKMTNPDDHMVLPEIISKEPLGPAVRQNDSKWFDIVSWSHYAMVAAEEFGITQANVEEMKKSANPDIKRFLGEEADSTIGADLGVPKDWAVQIIKAVGNYGESFERNVGEGSPLKIARGLNGLWTKGGLQYAPPIR comes from the coding sequence ATGGCAAAAAAAATCGTGACGGCGCTCGTCGGCGCCGCCGTGCTGGGGCTTGGCGCAACGGCAGCACAGGCAGACACGCTCTCTGACGTGAAGGCCAAGGGCTTCGTGCAGTGCGGTGTGAACGGCTCGAACCTCGCCGGTTTCGGCGCGCAGGATTCGGCCGGCAACTGGGCCGGTCTCGACATCGACCTCTGCAAGGCCGTGGCTGCCGCCGTCTTCGGCGATGCCACCAAGGTGAAGTACACCCCGCTCTCGGCCAAGGACCGCTTCCCGGCCCTGCAGTCCGGCGAAATCGATATTCTTGCCCGTAACACCACCTGGAGCATCAGCCGCGATTCGCAGCTCGGCTTCGATTTCCGCGCCGTGAACTACTATGACGGCCAGGGCTTCATGGTGAAGAAGGAGCTCGGCGTGAAGTCCGCGCTGGAACTGTCCGGCGCCTCGGTCTGCGTCCAGTCCGGTACGACGACGGAACTGAACCTCGCCGACTTCTTCCGCTCCAACAACATGGACTTCAAGCCGGTCGTCTTCGAAGCGCAGGACGAAGCGGACGCCGCCTACAATGCCGGCCGCTGCGACGCCTACACGACCGACGCCTCGGGCCTCTACTCGATCCGCCTGAAGATGACCAACCCGGACGACCACATGGTTCTGCCGGAGATCATCTCCAAGGAGCCGCTCGGCCCGGCCGTTCGCCAGAACGATTCCAAGTGGTTCGACATCGTGTCTTGGTCGCATTACGCCATGGTGGCCGCCGAGGAATTCGGCATCACCCAGGCGAATGTCGAGGAGATGAAGAAGTCCGCCAACCCGGACATCAAGCGCTTCCTCGGCGAAGAGGCCGACTCCACCATCGGCGCCGACCTCGGCGTTCCGAAGGACTGGGCCGTACAGATCATCAAGGCTGTCGGCAACTATGGCGAATCCTTCGAGCGCAATGTCGGCGAAGGCTCCCCGCTCAAGATCGCCCGCGGCCTGAACGGCCTGTGGACGAAGGGCGGCCTGCAGTACGCACCGCCGATCCGCTAA
- a CDS encoding cystathionine beta-lyase, which translates to MKNRDEILAGAGVNTRLAHAGNDPADYYGFVNPPVVHASTVLFPNAATMENRGQKYTYGTRGTPTTDALCAAIDELEGSAGTIFVPSGLAAVTVPFLAYLSAGDHALVVDSVYHPTRHFCDTMLKRLGVTVDYYDPMIGAGIEALIKPNTKLVHTEAPGSNTFEMQDIPAIAAVAHKHGAVVTMDNTWATPLYFRPLDFGVDVSIHAATKYPAGHSDVLFGTVSANAAHWEQLHDTQITLGTCAAPDDAYQVLRGLRTMGVRLERHQQSALELARWLEGVEGVSRVLHPALSSFPGHELWKRDFKGASGIFSIVLDGGAPDRHKAKAHAFLDALGIFGLGYSWGGFECLAVHVSLSDRRVAKGPTEGPVLRLQIGLEDVKDIQADIERGLAAARAV; encoded by the coding sequence ATGAAGAACAGAGACGAAATCCTCGCCGGCGCCGGCGTGAACACCCGCCTTGCCCATGCCGGTAACGACCCGGCCGACTATTACGGTTTCGTCAACCCGCCCGTCGTGCATGCCTCCACCGTGCTCTTTCCGAATGCCGCGACCATGGAGAACCGCGGGCAGAAATATACCTACGGCACGCGCGGCACGCCGACGACAGACGCACTTTGCGCCGCCATCGACGAGCTGGAAGGCTCGGCCGGCACCATCTTCGTTCCCTCGGGCCTTGCCGCCGTCACCGTGCCGTTCCTGGCCTATCTTTCGGCCGGCGACCATGCGCTGGTCGTCGATTCGGTCTATCATCCGACGCGTCATTTCTGCGACACGATGCTGAAACGCCTCGGCGTGACGGTCGACTATTACGATCCGATGATCGGAGCGGGCATCGAGGCGCTGATCAAGCCGAACACGAAGCTGGTGCATACCGAGGCGCCGGGCTCCAACACCTTCGAGATGCAGGACATTCCGGCCATCGCCGCCGTCGCCCATAAGCACGGCGCGGTCGTGACCATGGACAATACCTGGGCGACGCCGCTCTATTTCCGCCCGCTGGATTTCGGGGTGGACGTCTCCATTCATGCGGCGACGAAATATCCGGCCGGCCATTCGGACGTGCTGTTCGGCACCGTCTCGGCCAATGCGGCCCATTGGGAGCAGCTTCACGACACGCAGATCACGCTCGGCACCTGCGCCGCGCCGGACGATGCCTACCAGGTGCTGCGCGGCCTGCGCACCATGGGCGTGCGGCTGGAACGCCACCAGCAGAGCGCGCTGGAACTGGCGCGCTGGCTGGAGGGCGTCGAGGGCGTCTCGCGCGTGCTGCATCCGGCGCTATCGAGCTTCCCCGGCCATGAGCTGTGGAAGCGCGACTTCAAGGGCGCGAGCGGTATCTTCTCCATCGTCCTCGATGGCGGCGCGCCGGATCGCCATAAGGCGAAGGCCCATGCCTTCCTCGATGCGCTCGGCATCTTCGGCCTCGGCTACTCCTGGGGCGGCTTCGAGTGCCTTGCCGTGCATGTGAGCCTTTCCGACCGCCGTGTGGCGAAGGGACCGACGGAAGGCCCGGTGCTGCGCTTGCAGATTGGTCTGGAGGATGTGAAGGACATCCAGGCGGATATCGAGCGTGGGCTTGCGGCGGCGCGGGCGGTCTAA
- a CDS encoding BA14K family protein — translation MLKLRTSLAAGAVSLALALTSAIPAQAVTFPNVPVPAASAVEKVQYNYDRRMERRWHGHRGSRYHRPGYRRHSDGWWYPLAAFGLGAAIGGAIANDRDTGDSHVSWCANRYRSYRAYDNTFQPNYGPRRACISPYSR, via the coding sequence ATGTTGAAGCTCAGAACCAGCCTTGCCGCAGGCGCCGTCTCTTTGGCCCTTGCCCTCACATCCGCCATTCCCGCGCAGGCGGTCACCTTCCCGAACGTTCCCGTTCCAGCGGCGTCCGCCGTCGAAAAGGTGCAGTATAATTACGACCGCCGGATGGAACGCCGCTGGCACGGCCACCGCGGCTCCCGTTACCACCGCCCCGGCTACCGCCGCCATTCGGATGGATGGTGGTATCCGCTCGCCGCCTTCGGCCTCGGTGCCGCGATCGGCGGCGCGATCGCCAACGATCGCGATACGGGCGATTCGCATGTGAGCTGGTGCGCGAACCGCTACCGGTCCTATCGCGCCTACGACAATACGTTCCAGCCCAACTATGGCCCCCGCAGGGCCTGCATCTCTCCCTACTCGCGATAG
- a CDS encoding amino acid ABC transporter permease, which translates to MALADARTGSGEPPKVSLLYNPALRSIVYQVVTFVVIVAAVWYAWNNVVQNLARANMTAGFGFLNSRAGFDIAQTLIAYSSDSTYFRALQVALINTLVVAAVGIVTATIVGLLVGVGRLSNNWLIAKLCTVYVEVFRNIPPLLVIFFWYLGVLALLPSIRTIFQSVKDNPDAVFFISNRGIYMPAPVFGEGFGVVLGAFVLGIIAAIAFTIWANARQRATGQRPPVLWVNLALILLFPLGVFIAMGQPLTLDYPVPGSFNMKGGMVIGPEFLALYLALSLYTAAFIAEIVRAGIRGVPKGQSEAAFALGLRSGHTTRLVVLPQALRIIIPPLTSQYLNLIKNSSLAVAVGYADLVAVGGTILNQSGKSIEIISIWMLIYVSISLITSLFMNWFNAKMALVER; encoded by the coding sequence ATGGCTCTTGCGGATGCCCGAACAGGGTCCGGCGAACCGCCGAAGGTATCTCTTCTCTACAATCCTGCACTGAGAAGCATCGTCTATCAGGTCGTCACATTCGTGGTGATCGTCGCCGCCGTCTGGTACGCTTGGAACAACGTCGTCCAGAACCTCGCCCGCGCCAACATGACGGCCGGCTTCGGCTTCCTCAACAGCCGCGCGGGCTTCGACATCGCGCAGACGCTGATCGCCTATTCGAGCGATTCGACCTATTTCCGCGCGCTGCAGGTCGCCCTCATCAACACGCTGGTCGTCGCTGCCGTCGGCATCGTTACCGCGACGATCGTCGGCCTTCTCGTCGGTGTCGGACGCCTGTCGAACAACTGGCTGATCGCCAAGCTCTGCACGGTCTATGTGGAAGTCTTCCGCAACATTCCGCCGCTGCTGGTCATCTTCTTCTGGTATCTCGGCGTTCTCGCCCTGCTGCCGTCGATCCGCACCATCTTCCAGAGCGTGAAGGATAATCCCGACGCGGTCTTCTTCATCTCCAACCGCGGCATCTACATGCCGGCTCCGGTCTTCGGCGAAGGCTTCGGGGTGGTGCTCGGGGCCTTTGTGCTCGGCATTATCGCCGCCATCGCCTTCACGATCTGGGCCAATGCCCGCCAGCGCGCCACGGGCCAGCGCCCGCCGGTGCTGTGGGTCAATCTCGCGCTCATCCTGCTCTTCCCGCTCGGCGTCTTCATCGCGATGGGCCAGCCGCTGACGCTCGATTATCCCGTACCCGGCTCCTTCAACATGAAGGGCGGCATGGTGATCGGGCCGGAATTCCTGGCGCTCTACCTCGCGCTGTCGCTCTATACGGCCGCCTTCATCGCAGAAATCGTGCGCGCCGGCATCCGCGGCGTGCCGAAGGGCCAGTCCGAGGCCGCCTTCGCGCTCGGGCTGCGCTCGGGTCATACGACCCGCCTCGTCGTGCTGCCGCAGGCGCTCAGGATCATCATCCCGCCGCTCACCTCGCAATATCTCAACCTCATCAAGAACTCCTCGCTCGCGGTGGCTGTCGGTTACGCCGACCTCGTCGCGGTCGGCGGCACCATCCTCAACCAGTCGGGCAAGTCGATCGAGATCATCTCGATCTGGATGCTGATCTACGTCTCGATCAGCCTCATCACCTCGCTGTTCATGAACTGGTTCAACGCCAAGATGGCCCTGGTGGAGCGCTGA